One window from the genome of Glycine soja cultivar W05 chromosome 12, ASM419377v2, whole genome shotgun sequence encodes:
- the LOC114378174 gene encoding probable LRR receptor-like serine/threonine-protein kinase At1g53430 — translation MMRFVMSSSSKRVSKCFIFLFLASLHFGSNAQLLPQDEVKLLQAISDKVENLNWKVTQHSCNGDRGFDNRNISRDKSQIIRNVTCDCSFNNNTTCHVTSIALKGLNISGPIPDEFGNLTRLEILDLTWNNFNGSIPKSLGRLSSVVNLSLLGNRLTGSIPSEIGDMASLQELNLEDNQLEGPLPQSLGKMSNLLRLLLSANNFTGIIPDTYGNLKNLTQFRIDGSSLSGKIPSFIGNWTKLDRLDLQGTSLDGPIPSVISYLTNLTELRISDLKGPTMTFPNLKNLKILLRLELRNCLITGPIPNYIGEIKSLKTIDLSSNMLTGSIPDSFQDLGNLNYLFLTNNSLSGPIPDWILSIKQQIDLSLNNFTKTSANNCQRPDLNLASSLSRTASTSISCLKMGQPCSGKPQFHSLFINCGGPETKFEGNEYEADLSPLGISNYVPGNSGKWAYSSTGVYLGNAKADYIATNQLSLDINGPDYYHTARIAPLYLNYYGLCMLNGNYKVKLHFAEIAFSDDQSYCNLGKRVFDVSIQGFKYLKDFNIAKEAGGVGKGITREFNVNVTESTLEIHLSWAGKGTNAIPIIGVYGPLISAITVTPNFKVYAHGFSTGTIVGIVAGACVIVILMLFALWKMGFLCQKDQTDQELLGLKTGYFSLRQIKAATNNFDPANKIGEGGFGPVFKGVLSDGAVIAVKQLSSKSKQGNREFINEIGMISALQHPNLVKLYGCCIEGNQLLLVYQYMENNSLARALFGKEHERMQLDWPRRMQICLGIAKGLAYLHEESRLKIVHRDIKATNVLLDKHLHAKISDFGLAKLDEEENTHISTRIAGTIGYMAPEYAMRGYLTDKADVYSFGIVALEIVSGKSNTNYRPKEEFVYLLDWAYVLQEQGNLLELVDPSLGSKYSSEEAMRMLLLALLCTNPSPTLRPCMSSVVSMLEGKTPIQAPIIKRGDSAEDVRFKAFEMLSQDSQTHVSSAFSEESIEQRSKSMGEPWLDSSISLPSRID, via the exons ATGATGCGGTTTGTGATGTCTTCAAGCTCCAAACGTGTGTCTAAGtgcttcatttttttgttcCTGGCTTCCCTACACTTTGGATCCAACGCTCAACTCTTACCACAAGATGAAG TGAAATTGCTACAAGCAATATCAGACAAGGTAGAGAACCTGAATTGGAAAGTTACACAACATTCTTGCAACGGGGATAGAGGATTTGATAACAGGAACATTTCAAGGGATAAGTCTCAAATCATAAGGAATGTCACGTGTGATTGCTCTTTCAACAATAACACTACTTGCCATGTGACATCAAT TGCGCTCAAGGGTCTCAATATATCTGGACCTATACCCGATGAATTTGGAAATTTAACTCGACTAGAAATACT TGATCTCACTTGGAATAATTTCAATGGCTCAATTCCAAAAAGCCTTGGACGCCTCTCATCAGTTGTCAATCT GTCACTTTTGGGAAATCGACTTACTGGTTCAATTCCCTCAGAAATTGGTGACATGGCTAGTCTGCAAGAACT GAATTTGGAAGATAATCAACTTGAGGGACCTCTTCCCCAGAGCCTTGGAAAAATGAGCAACTTGCTGAGATT ACTTCTTTCTGCAAATAATTTCACAGGGATAATACCAGATACATATGGAAATCTAAAGAATCTCACTCAGTT TAGGATAGATGGGAGCAGTTTATCTGGGAAAATACCCAGTTTTATTGGGAACTGGACCAAACTTGATAGATT GGATTTGCAGGGCACATCCTTGGACGGCCCAATTCCTTCTGTCATATCTTACTTGACAAATTTGACAGAATT GAGGATATCTGATTTGAAGGGACCAACTATGACATTTCCTAATCTgaagaatttgaaaattttgctaAGACT GGAATTGAGGAATTGCTTAATAACTGGTCCCATTCCAAACTACATTGGAGaaataaaaagtttgaaaaCCAT AGATCTGAGCTCCAACATGTTAACAGGTTCAATCCCAGATTCATTTCAGGATTTGGGAAATCTAAATTACTT GTTTCTGACTAACAATTCTCTAAGTGGACCAATTCCTGATTGGATACTGAGCATAAAACAGCAAAT TGATTTATCTTTGAACAATTTCACAAAGACTTCTGCAAATAATTGCCAAAGGCCGGATCT GAACTTAGCTTCAAGCCTCTCTCGCACAGCAAGCACTTC AATATCTTGTTTGAAGATGGGCCAACCTTGTTCAGGAAAACCCCAGT TTCATTCACTGTTCATAAACTGTGGAGGACCTGAAACAAAGTTTGAGGGCAATGAATATGAAGCTGACCTCAGTCCACTTGGCATTTCAAACTATGTTCCTGGTAATAGTGGCAAATGGGCTTATAGCAGCACTGGAGTATATCTAGGAAATGCAAAAGCTGATTATATAGCAACAAATCAGCTTTCTTTGGATATTAATGGCCCTGATTACTACCACACAGCCCGCATAGCTCCTCTGTATCTTAATTACTATGGCCTTTGTATGCTGAACGGCAATTATAAAGTGAAACTTCATTTTGCTGAGATAGCATTCTCTGATGACCAATCATATTGCAACCTTGGAAAGCGTGTATTCGATGTATCAATTCAA GGTTTTAAATATCTGAAAGATTTTAACATTGCGAAAGAAGCTGGTGGAGTTGGTAAGGGAATCACtagggagtttaatgttaatgtTACAGAAAGCACCTTGGAAATCCACTTATCCTGGGCAGGAAAAGGAACTAATGCCATTCCTATAATAGGTGTATATGGACCTCTCATATCTGCTATCACTGTGACCCCAA ACTTTAAAGTTTATGCACATGGGTTCTCTACTGGAACAATTGTTGGAATTGTTGCTGGGGCATGTGTGATTGTCATATTGATGCTCTTTGCTCTTTGGAAGATGGGTTTCCTTTGTCAGAAAGATCAAACAGACCAAG AACTTCTAGGTCTGAAAACAGGTTATTTCAGTTTAAGACAAATTAAAGCTGCTACTAATAACTTTGACCCAGCAAATAAGATAGGTGAAGGAGGCTTTGGACCAGTATTCAAG GGTGTACTATCAGATGGTGCTGTGATTGCTGTTAAGCAGCTCTCCTCCAAATCAAAGCAAGGGAATCGTGAATTCATCAATGAAATAGGCATGATATCTGCTTTGCAGCATCCAAACCTTGTGAAACTTTATGGCTGCTGCATTGAAGGAAACCAGCTGCTGCTAGTATATCAGTACATGGAGAACAATAGTCTTGCTCGTGCACTTTTTG GTAAAGAACATGAGAGGATGCAATTGGACTGGCCCAGAAGAATGCAAATTTGTCTGGGTATAGCAAAGGGCTTAGCTTATCTTCATGAGGAATCAAGGTTGAAAATAGTGCACAGGGATATTAAGGCAACCAATGTCTTACTTGATAAACATCTGCATGCCAAGATCTCTGACTTTGGTTTAGCCAAACTTGATGAAGAAGAGAATACTCATATCAGCACAAGAATAGCTGGGACAAT TGGTTACATGGCTCCTGAGTATGCTATGAGGGGTTACTTGACTGACAAAGCAGATGTCTATAGCTTTGGAATTGTAGCTTTAGAGATTGTTAGTGGAAAGAGCAACACAAATTATAGGCCAAAGGAGGAGTTTGTATATCTTTTAGATTGG GCCTATGTTCTCCAAGAGCAAGGAAACCTTCTGGAGCTGGTGGATCCAAGTCTTGGTTCAAAGTACTCCTCAGAAGAGGCCATGAGAATGCTGCTGTTAGCACTCTTGTGCACCAATCCTTCTCCCACTCTTAGACCATGTATGTCATCAGTAGTGAGCATGCTTGAGGGAAAAACTCCAATTCAAGCACCAATAATTAAACGCGGTGACAGTGCAGAAGATGTAAGATTTAAAGCCTTTGAGATGCTATCACAAGACAGTCAAACTCATGTCTCTTCTGCATTCTCAGAAGAAAGTATAGAGCAAAGAAGCAAATCAATGGGGGAACCATGGCTTGACTCCTCCATATCACTTCCAAGTAGAATTGATTAG